From Phragmites australis chromosome 5, lpPhrAust1.1, whole genome shotgun sequence, a single genomic window includes:
- the LOC133918010 gene encoding putative nuclear RNA export factor SDE5, whose amino-acid sequence MQPAVDEEEYQNYRRAAKQHWDMMKQYYENVRGSKMMFICLRSAEKCRLLMLLGRVTRKKSIVLYMKKTESRNELCLDLRTQDAANVSNLLRLHLKQLANIPSFEYLKVIIGVDDGSFKMGQRRRKVMKYLEKNSIQWTEDEPHSGNLLIRINQVENRQLSVDVQWRDTN is encoded by the exons ATGCAACCAGCTGTGGATGAGGAGGAATACCAGAACTACCGCAGGGCTGCAAAGCAGCACTGGGATATGATGAAGCAGTACTATGAGAATGTAAGGGGTTCCAAGATGATGTTTATTTGTCTACGTTCTGCTGAAAAATGCAGGCTGTTGATGCTTTTAGGAAGGGTAACCAGAAAGAAGTCGATTGTCTTATACATGAA AAAAACAGAGTCCAGAAATGAATTGTGTCTTGATCTACGCACACAAGATGCAGCAAACGTATCTAATCTCTTGAGACTTCATCTTAAACAGCTGGCAAACATTCCAT CTTTTGAGTACCTTAAAGTTATTATTGGTGTTGATGACGGCAGTTTCAAGATgggacaaagaagaagaaag GTGATGAAGTATCTGGAGAAGAATTCAATCCAGTGGACTGAAGATGAACCCCACTCTGGGAACCTCCTCATCCGGATTAATCAGGTGGAAAACCGGCAGTTATCGGTTGATGTACAATGGAGGGACACAAACTGA
- the LOC133919399 gene encoding thioredoxin M1, chloroplastic-like, translating into MASHLAVAVSAPVSSPPVVSGLAPRRLALRGLPPRRLALRARPRSRGASFVCQAQGGQDTSIQVPDVSKSTWQSLVVESELPVLVEFWATWCGPCKMIDPIVGKLSKEYEGKLKCYKLNTDDSPDIATQFGIRSIPTMMIFKNGEKKDAIIGAVPESTLVTCIEKHVGR; encoded by the exons ATGGCCTCccacctcgccgtcgccgtgTCCGCGCCCGTCTCGTCGCCTCCGGTTGTATCCGGCCTCGCCCCGCGCCGCCTCGCCCTCCGCGGTCTCCCGCCGCGCCGCCTCGCCCTGCGCGCCCGGCCCCGCTCCCGCGGCGCGTCCTTCGTGTGCCAGGCCCAGGGTGGCCAGGACACCTCCATCCAAG TTCCTGATGTGAGTAAATCTACATGGCAATCACTTGTTGTGGAGAGCGAGCTTCCTGTCCTCGTTGAGTTCTGGGCTACGTGGTGCGGACCGTGCAAAATGATAGATCCCATTGTCGGCAAGCTTTCAAAGGAGTATGAAGGGAAGCTGAAATGCTACAAGCTCAACACCGACGACAGCCCTGACATTGCAACCCAATTCGGCATCCGGAGCATCCCCACCATGATGATATTCAAGAACGGTGAGAAGAAGGATGCGATCATTGGAGCTGTGCCGGAGAGCACCCTGGTCACCTGCATCGAGAAGCATGTTGGGAGGTGA
- the LOC133917617 gene encoding E3 ubiquitin-protein ligase RMA1H1-like — protein MKYMDQTRTTGASDHQPTAGAGDEPAKRIVSGDAPAAAAKCTGCFDCNICLDCAAEPVVTLCGHLYCWPCIYEWLRPDADAADTRSSARRQCPVCKAAVSPNALVPLYGRGGSSRAKKPPRGLAGIPRRPAVRQSTQDSDNSGHHRRNVETDAPTRQPRHHVDAAQFDALFPPSFGDRGMMLSTAGVLGEMAVAVLPWVLRGQVQQPSMYYPSPYHLSPRQSRRHMELERSLHQILFFLFVFVLLCFLLF, from the coding sequence ATGAAGTACATGGATCAGACGCGCACGACTGGCGCCAGTGACCACCAGCCTACGGCAGGTGCCGGCGATGAACCGGCGAAGAGAATCGTCAGCGGggacgcgccggcggcggcggcaaaaTGCACTGGCTGCTTCGACTGCAACATCTGCCTCGACTGCGCCGCGGAGCCGGTGGTCACGTTGTGCGGCCACCTCTACTGCTGGCCCTGCATCTACGAGTGGCTGCgccccgacgccgacgccgccgaCACTAGGAGCTCGGCGAGGCGGCAGTGCCCCGTGTGCAAGGCCGCGGTCTCCCCGAACGCGCTCGTGCCACTCTATGGCCGTGGCGGGAGCTCCAGGGCCAAGAAGCCGCCGCGCGGCCTGGCCGGCATCCCGCGCCGGCCGGCTGTACGACAGAGCACTCAAGACAGCGACAACAGCGGCCACCACCGCCGGAATGTGGAAACCGACGCGCCAACCCGGCAACCACGGCACCACGTCGATGCCGCCCAGTTCGACGCCCTCTTCCCTCCGTCGTTTGGGGACCGCGGCATGATGCTCTCGACGgccggagtgctcggggagatggCGGTGGCCGTGCTGCCATGGGTTCTCCGTGGCCAGGTGCAGCAGCCGAGCATGTACTACCCATCACCTTACCACCTGAGCCCTAGGCAGAGCCGGCGGCATATGGAGCTGGAGAGGTCTCTGCACCAGATACTGTTCTTCCTCTTTGTGTTCGTCCTGCTGTGCTTCCTCTTGTTCTGA